From a region of the Rhipicephalus microplus isolate Deutch F79 chromosome X, USDA_Rmic, whole genome shotgun sequence genome:
- the LOC119160973 gene encoding LOW QUALITY PROTEIN: serine/threonine-protein phosphatase PP1-beta catalytic subunit (The sequence of the model RefSeq protein was modified relative to this genomic sequence to represent the inferred CDS: inserted 2 bases in 1 codon) — translation MAEGDLNVESIISRLLEAMGCRLGKTLPLTETEILGLSLKSRAIFMRQRNLLELEAPLKDCGDIPGQYTDLIRLLERGGFPSEAKYLFLGDYVYRGQQSLETICLFLAYKVKYPENFFLLRDNHECASINRIYGFNDECKHRYNIKLWKTFTDCFNCLPIAIIINDKFFCCHGEPSPDLQSMEQIRRMMRQTXVPETGLFCDLL, via the exons ATGGCGGAGGGAGATCTGAACGTGGAGAGCATTATTTCCCGTCTCTTAGAAGCCATGGGATGCCGCCTGGGAAAGACTCTGCCGCTTACAGAGACGGAGATTCTTGGCCTCAGCCTAAAGTCGCGGGCGATCTTCATGAGGCAGCGAAACCTGCTTGAGCTCGAGGCGCCTCTCAAAGATTGCGGCGATATCCCCGGTCAGTATACAGACCTTATCCGGCTCCTTGAACGTGGCGGCTTTCCTTCTGAGGCGAAATACCTTTTCCTGGGCGACTACGTTTACCGTGGCCAGCAGTCGCTGGAGACCATTTGCCTGTTTCTAGCCTACAAGGTTAAGTACCCCGAAAACTTCTTTCTTCTTCGGGACAACCACGAGTGCGCGTCCATCAACCGCATCTACGGGTTCAACGACGAGTGCAAGCACCGCTACAACATCAAGCTGTGGAAGACGTTCACCGACTGTTTTAACTGCCTGcccatcgccatcatcatcaacgatAAATTCTTCTGCTGCCATGGCGAGCCGTCCCCTGACCTCCAGTCAATGGAACAGATAAGGCGCATGATGAGACAAAC CGTTCCAGAAACAGGCCTTTTCTGTGACTTGCTCTGA